Proteins encoded in a region of the Vicia villosa cultivar HV-30 ecotype Madison, WI linkage group LG5, Vvil1.0, whole genome shotgun sequence genome:
- the LOC131604696 gene encoding uncharacterized protein LOC131604696, with product MVDGVLSLNKIIDHATKEKKECSIFKVDFQQAYDCVNWHFLISLFQKFGFSVNWCKWMESCVFNSSMSILVNGNPTKDFWVERGPRLGDPLSPFLFTLVAEGLAILVQKDAHSGRFKGYKLKENLEVRILQFADDTMLVGNGCWGNLRSIKTIIKGYELVSELKVNFCKSKVYNINLEEYFLERDSQFLCCCSDTLPLKFLGISVGINPRRCNSWTSFVISLKKRLSSWKARGIRFMLGKGDTVPLWHGIWLGGSALKHMFPSVFNIPRRPNDMVREMGDTLLEKPVTMLEAMEFVEILANVKPMDMVQDDFKWWPVAGGVFTLKRCYHLFRDRLEEDVVDANKLMALYQFWKTQVPSKLKVFGWRVILDILPSKMQLAKRGIIRNEQDKMCEFCGVVVEDLNHLILSCLLSKNV from the exons ATGGTGGATGGAGTGTTATCGTTGAACAAAATCATAGATCATGCAACAAAGGAAAAGAAGGAATGCTCCATATTCAAAGTAGATTTTCAGCAGGCGTATGACTGTGTGAATTGGCATTTTTTAATAAGCTTATTTCAGAAATTTGGATTCAGTGTCAACTGGTGCAAGTGGATGGAATCATGCGTCTTCAACAGTTCTATGTCGATTCTCGTTAACGGAAATCCAACAAAAGATTTTTGGGTGGAGAGAGGACCGCGACTAGGAGATCCCTTATCTCCATTCCTTTTCACACTAGTCGCAGAAGGCTTGGCAATATTAGTACAAAAGGATGCTCATTCGGGGAGGTTTAAAGGATACAAACTGAAGGAAAACTTGGAGGTAAGAATTCTGCAGTTTGCAGACGATACAATGTTGGTGGGTAATGGTTGTTGGGGAAATTTACGGAGCATTAAAACGATAATCAAGGGTTATGAACTAGTTTCCGAGCTGAAGGTGAACTTTTGCAAAAGCAAAGTATACAACATAAATTTAGAGGAATATTTCTTGGAAAGAGATTCCCAATTTCTTTGTTGCTGTAGCGACACATTACCTTTAAAATTCTTAGGAATTTCAGTTGGGATCAATCCAAGAAGATGCAACTCGTGGACTTCGTTTGTGATTAGTTTGAAGAAAAGACTTTCGTCGTGGAAGGCAC GTGGAATTCGATTCATGCTGGGAAAAGGAGATaccgttcctttatggcatggaaTTTGGTTGGGGGGCTCTGCTTTAAAACATATGTTTCCTTCAGTTTTCAATATACCGCGAAGGCCAAACGACATGGTTCGTGAAATGG GTGATACACTACTGGAAAAGCCGGTAACAATGCTGGAAGCCATGGAATTCGTGGAAATATTAGCAAATGTTAAACCGATGGATATGGTGCAAGACGATTTCAAGTGGTGGCCTGTCGCGGGAGGAGTCTTCACCCTGAAACGCTGCTACCATTTGTTTCGCGACAGGCTCGAGGAAGACGTGGTGGACGCAAACAAATTAATGGCGCTGTATCAGTTTTGGAAAACCCAAGTTCCGTCAAAACTCAAGGTATTTGGATGGAGAGTAATTCTTGATATATTGCCGTCAAAAATGCAATTGGCAAAGAGAGGAATAATCCGCAATGAACAAGACAAAATGTGTGAATTTTGTGGTGTTGTGGTGGAGGATTTAAATCACTTGATACTTTCATGCTTGTTATCAAAAAATGTGTAG